The Chrysemys picta bellii isolate R12L10 chromosome 12, ASM1138683v2, whole genome shotgun sequence genome has a segment encoding these proteins:
- the LOC135974626 gene encoding olfactory receptor 10A7-like: MWSQQDRAMEENLTAVTDFIFLGFSDLQHLQPLLFVLVLLIYLFTLIGNGLIIAVTVADLALNTPMYFFLRNLSVLEICYTSVVIPKTLTDLLSERRAISFLGCAVQMYFYLFFGSTECGLLTVMSYDRYVAICNPMRYSLIMSRKVTLSLAAVVWIVGKLVACEQTAAIFMLPFHGPNQINHFFCDVLSVLRLVSTDKSLINAILSFLTVVFTIVPLILVIISYASIIWTILKMHSGEGRRKAFSTCSSHLITVILFYCSGFITYMRPSSNVSVDTNRALALLYTVIIPAFNPIIYSLRNKEVKEALRKFLIRSNISLLS; encoded by the coding sequence ATGTGGTCTCAACAGGACCGAGCAATGGAAGAAAACCTAACTGCAGTGACAGACTTTATCTTCCTGGGCTTCTCAGACCTCCAGCATCTGCAGCCCCTTCTTTTTGTCCTCGTCTTACTCATCTACCTCTTCACACTGATAGGAAATGGCCTCATCATCGCTGTCACGGTTGCTGACCTGGCCCTcaacacccccatgtatttcttcctcaggAACTTGTCAGTATTGGAGATCTGCTACACTTCCGTGGTCATCCCTAAGACCTTGACCGACCTCCTTTCAGAGAGGCGGGCTATCTCTTTCCTAGGCTGTGCAGTCCAGATGTACTTCTACCTTTTCTTTGGCAGCACAGAGTGTGGCCTGCTGACTGTTATGTCCTATGACCGGTACGTTGCCATATGCAACCCAATGCGTTACTCGCTCATCATGAGCAGAAAGGTCACCCTAAGCTTGGCAGCTGTGGTGTGGATCGTGGGCAAGTTGGTGGCATGTGAGCAAACAGCAGCCATATTCATGTTACCCTTCCATGGGCCGAATCAAATCAACCACTTCTTCTGTGACGTCCTCTCAGTGCTTAGGCTGGTCAGCACGGACAAATCACTCATCAATGCCATTCTTTCTTTCCTCACTGTGGTGTTCACAATAGTCCCCTTAATCTTAGTCATCATCTCCTATGCAAGCATCATCTGGACCATTCTGAAGATGCACTCAGGTGAGGGGAGACGCAAAGCTTTCTCTACTTGCTCCTCACACCTAATCACAGTCATCTTATTCTACTGCAGCGGCTTTATCACCTACATGAGGCCCAGTTCCAATGTGTCTGTGGACACCAATCGAGCCCTCGCCCTGTTGTACACGGTCATTATTCCAGCATTCAACCCAATCAtatacagcctgaggaacaaagaaGTCAAGGAGGCTCTGAGGAAATTCTTGATCAGGAGTAACATTTCTTTGTTATCATAA
- the LOC135974625 gene encoding olfactory receptor 6C76-like, giving the protein MWNQTNVTEFILMGFLYPHHLECLMAVGFLASYLLILSGNIMIIAIILLDRHLHSPMHFFLWNLSCLEILITSSVLPKVIVSFLTGDRSISYLACITQCYFYFLLGSSEFVLLAVMSYDRYVAICNPLHYTMVMNAQLCFQLVVGSWAMGFLATITPTILVITLPFCNANQIDHFFCDSLALVKLSCVDTSFVELLSFMTSSAILLGSLILTVVSYTYIVATIFRITSLSGRKKAFSTCSSHFIIITMGYGSCIFMYVRPSGSDTSLNKLVALLNTVVTPLMSPFIFSMRNQQMKDSLRAALKRSMNFSRKHINF; this is encoded by the coding sequence ATGTGGAACCAAACCAACGTGACTGAATTCATCCTCATGGGCTTCCTCTACCCCCACCATCTGGAATGCCTCATGGCTGTTGGCTTCCTGGCCTCTTACCTGCTGATCTTGTCTGGCAATATCATGATCATCGCCATCATCCTCTTAGACCGTCACCTCCACAGCCCCATGCACTTCTTCCTCTGGAACCTCTCCTGTTTGGAGATTCTTATTACATCTTCTGTCCTACCCAAGGTGATTGTCAGCTTCCTGACGGGTGACAGGTCCATCTCCTACCTGGCTTGTATCACTCAGTGCTACTTCTACTTCCTTCTGGGCTCCAGTGAGTTTGTCCTGCTGGCCGTTATGTCCTATGaccgctatgtggccatctgcaaCCCACTGCACTACACCATGGTCATGAATgctcagctctgcttccagcttgTGGTGGGGTCGTGGGCAATGGGGTTCCTGGCCACCATCACACCCACCATCCTGGTCATCACCCTGCCCTTCTGCAATGCCAACCAGATCGACCACTTCTTCTGCGACAGCTTGGCCTTGGTCAAGCTGTCCTGTGTGGACACGAGCTTTGTGGAGTTGCTGAGTTTCATGACCTCCTCCGCCATCCTGCTGGGCTCCTTGATCCTGACGGTGGTGTCCTATACCTACATTGTTGCCACCATCTTCAGGATAACCTCCCTCTCAGGACGCAAGAAGgctttctccacctgctcctcccacttcatcatcatcaccatggGCTACGGCAGCTGCATCTTCATGTATGTCCGGCCTTCGGGCAGCGACACCTCTCTCAACAAGCTGGTGGCTCTGCTCAACACAGTGGTGACCCCTCTCATGAGCCCCTTCATCTTCAGCATGAGGAACCAGCAGATGAAAGATTCCCTGAGGGCAGCCTTGAAGAGAAGCATGAACTTCTCAAGGaaacatattaacttctga